One window of Bactrocera dorsalis isolate Fly_Bdor unplaced genomic scaffold, ASM2337382v1 BdCtg047, whole genome shotgun sequence genomic DNA carries:
- the LOC105222747 gene encoding protein RFT1 homolog isoform X1: MERNVLHSSILSGAFSIIFQVLCRILTFAINAFIVRNVGRDVLGIMNVRLLLLESTLLFLSREAFNRAGLSATTQQRSKCSWAQLINQMWLTAPTCIVISIPCVYTWLHLLSPVEEQYKVQYQFGCYAMALSCIVELCAEAPSFVTQVFCFVRVRIVLNTLHILVRSAVFLWIVINDKNVAINAFAIAQLMSTATIIFGNYGFFYFYIRRLNQHKGQSDMKDFPFKKLTEFFPGVMKNEDKFFNSELQILTLSFVKQGVLKQILTEGEKYVMSVSPVLNFSEQATYDVVNNLGSLAARFIFRPIEESSYFFFTQTIARDVDLYKQKRESVVQAANVLHNLSLAVTSIGLLALTFGQSYSHTLLLLYGGADFVAGGLPEKLLQWHCLAIYFLAINGITEGYMFATNTSRDIDKYNYLMAIFSVSFLILSYILTSFLGPVGFIFANCVNMFCRICYSTHFIYRQYQPTDLMPLKGLLPGKWFIFTLLISGLFCKYVSSSSILIHLLYGFLSVFCCLLVWTMENRELVKLGWRYGQRIKND; encoded by the exons ATGGAACGTAACGTGCTTCATAGCAGCATACTTAGTGGGGCTTTCAGTATTATTTTCCAG GTTCTGTGTCGCATTCTAACTTTTGCTATAAATGCTTTCATTGTACGGAATGTTGGACGTGATGTGTTGGGCATTATGAACGTACGTTTACTTCTGTTGGAAAGTACTTTACTGTTTTTATCCAGAGAAGCTTTTAACAGAGCAGGACTTAGTGCCACTACTCAGCAACGTAGCAAATGCTCATGGGCCCAGTTAATAAATCAAATGTGGCTCAC GGCACCGACATGTATAGTTATATCCATTCCTTGCGTATACACTTGGTTGCATCTGTTGTCACCCGTAGAGGAGCAATACAAAGTGCAATACCAATTTGGTTGCTATGCAATGGCTTTGTCATGTATTGTTGAATTATGTGCCGAAGCCCCTAGTTTTGTGACACAAGTGTTTTGTTTTGTACGAGTACGAATTGTCTTGAATACTCTACATATATTGGTACGTTCAGCTGTTTTTCTCTGGATTGTGATAAATGACAAAAACGTCGCAATTAATGCTTTTGCTATAGCTCAGCTAATGAGCACTGCAACAATAATATTTGGAAACTACGGCttcttttatttctatattcGACGACTTAATCAACATAAAGGACAAAGTGATATGAAAGATTTTccctttaaaaaattaaccgAGTTTTTCCCTGGAGTGATGAAGAATGAA GATAAATTCTTCAACTCAGAATTGCAGATTCTCACCTTAAGCTTTGTTAAGCAGGGCGTACTAAAGCAAATCTTAACTGAAGGTGAGAAATATGTTATGTCTGTAAGCCCAGTACTGAATTTTAGTGAACAAGCTACATATGATGTGGTAAATAATTTGGGAAGCTTGGCGGCACGTTTTATTTTTAGACCTATTGAAGAAAgtagttattttttctttacccAAACTATTGCTCGTGACGTCGATTTGTATAAACAAAAACGG GAAAGCGTTGTGCAAGCAGCAAATGTTTTACATAATTTATCGTTAGCAGTTACATCGATTGGACTATTAGCCTTAACATTTGGTCAAAGCTATTCTCATACATTACTTCTACTCTATGGCGGTGCTGATTTTGTTGCCGGCGGACTTCCAGAAAAATTGTTACAGTGGCATTGCTTAGCTATATATTTCTTAGCTATAAACGGCATAACAGAGGGATATATGTTTGCAACGAATACAAGCAGAGATATCGACAAATATAATTACTTAATGGCTATATTCTCCGTTAGTTTTCTAATACTCTCTTACATTTTGACAAGCTTCTTAGGTCCGGTTGGATTTATATTCGCCAATTGCGTAAACATGTTTTGTAGAATATGCTACAG cACCCACTTTATATATCGACAATATCAGCCAACAGATTTAATGCCGCTGAAAGGCTTATTGCCTGGTAAATGGTTTATCTTCACGCTTCTAATTTCTGGTTTGTTTTGTAAATACGTATCG TCATCATCAATTCTAATACATCTATTGTATGGATTTTTgagtgttttttgttgcttgctCGTTTGGACTATGGAAAACCGTGAGCTGGTTAAATTAGGATGGCGATATGGGCAACGAAttaaaaatgattga
- the LOC105222747 gene encoding protein RFT1 homolog isoform X2, whose amino-acid sequence MNVRLLLLESTLLFLSREAFNRAGLSATTQQRSKCSWAQLINQMWLTAPTCIVISIPCVYTWLHLLSPVEEQYKVQYQFGCYAMALSCIVELCAEAPSFVTQVFCFVRVRIVLNTLHILVRSAVFLWIVINDKNVAINAFAIAQLMSTATIIFGNYGFFYFYIRRLNQHKGQSDMKDFPFKKLTEFFPGVMKNEDKFFNSELQILTLSFVKQGVLKQILTEGEKYVMSVSPVLNFSEQATYDVVNNLGSLAARFIFRPIEESSYFFFTQTIARDVDLYKQKRESVVQAANVLHNLSLAVTSIGLLALTFGQSYSHTLLLLYGGADFVAGGLPEKLLQWHCLAIYFLAINGITEGYMFATNTSRDIDKYNYLMAIFSVSFLILSYILTSFLGPVGFIFANCVNMFCRICYSTHFIYRQYQPTDLMPLKGLLPGKWFIFTLLISGLFCKYVSSSSILIHLLYGFLSVFCCLLVWTMENRELVKLGWRYGQRIKND is encoded by the exons ATGAACGTACGTTTACTTCTGTTGGAAAGTACTTTACTGTTTTTATCCAGAGAAGCTTTTAACAGAGCAGGACTTAGTGCCACTACTCAGCAACGTAGCAAATGCTCATGGGCCCAGTTAATAAATCAAATGTGGCTCAC GGCACCGACATGTATAGTTATATCCATTCCTTGCGTATACACTTGGTTGCATCTGTTGTCACCCGTAGAGGAGCAATACAAAGTGCAATACCAATTTGGTTGCTATGCAATGGCTTTGTCATGTATTGTTGAATTATGTGCCGAAGCCCCTAGTTTTGTGACACAAGTGTTTTGTTTTGTACGAGTACGAATTGTCTTGAATACTCTACATATATTGGTACGTTCAGCTGTTTTTCTCTGGATTGTGATAAATGACAAAAACGTCGCAATTAATGCTTTTGCTATAGCTCAGCTAATGAGCACTGCAACAATAATATTTGGAAACTACGGCttcttttatttctatattcGACGACTTAATCAACATAAAGGACAAAGTGATATGAAAGATTTTccctttaaaaaattaaccgAGTTTTTCCCTGGAGTGATGAAGAATGAA GATAAATTCTTCAACTCAGAATTGCAGATTCTCACCTTAAGCTTTGTTAAGCAGGGCGTACTAAAGCAAATCTTAACTGAAGGTGAGAAATATGTTATGTCTGTAAGCCCAGTACTGAATTTTAGTGAACAAGCTACATATGATGTGGTAAATAATTTGGGAAGCTTGGCGGCACGTTTTATTTTTAGACCTATTGAAGAAAgtagttattttttctttacccAAACTATTGCTCGTGACGTCGATTTGTATAAACAAAAACGG GAAAGCGTTGTGCAAGCAGCAAATGTTTTACATAATTTATCGTTAGCAGTTACATCGATTGGACTATTAGCCTTAACATTTGGTCAAAGCTATTCTCATACATTACTTCTACTCTATGGCGGTGCTGATTTTGTTGCCGGCGGACTTCCAGAAAAATTGTTACAGTGGCATTGCTTAGCTATATATTTCTTAGCTATAAACGGCATAACAGAGGGATATATGTTTGCAACGAATACAAGCAGAGATATCGACAAATATAATTACTTAATGGCTATATTCTCCGTTAGTTTTCTAATACTCTCTTACATTTTGACAAGCTTCTTAGGTCCGGTTGGATTTATATTCGCCAATTGCGTAAACATGTTTTGTAGAATATGCTACAG cACCCACTTTATATATCGACAATATCAGCCAACAGATTTAATGCCGCTGAAAGGCTTATTGCCTGGTAAATGGTTTATCTTCACGCTTCTAATTTCTGGTTTGTTTTGTAAATACGTATCG TCATCATCAATTCTAATACATCTATTGTATGGATTTTTgagtgttttttgttgcttgctCGTTTGGACTATGGAAAACCGTGAGCTGGTTAAATTAGGATGGCGATATGGGCAACGAAttaaaaatgattga
- the LOC105222746 gene encoding uncharacterized protein LOC105222746, protein MKKVARLRIAQQDDATSIASSENMAVRTTGRIKKPKAVFDPSDNYLPRSQRVNIAATHSGSTVPAATGISILIDRKRDTPILQNQDTPQNKRLSQSSITSIGTSGSVGEIASTEIVCEVCQKREAKRGTHARNKLISCLECERRVHKLCLQVDFEDIDILRQNYKCENCRTCDVCDAFNDCEPKINQPMVTCSKCVKSYHLTCHIPNVFKYQQTFRWKCNKCQPCINNGGSALPVKTIREIIGDDSHRSNRTQFLQQNINIAEAAAEAKSAASKQSTQDLQVGNDNAQKQGKGGIESDGSCLESGGSSTTSTSSTTSSNTTSLSGDVKIGGAAATKRPKTNHDETINSNTPVIRYSPYEPIDVPDVKDWNADQVATYFAKYFPNEAHVFKEHEIDGTSLLLLKRSDVIKKLPIKLGPSLRIYSLILKIQTQLNDPTLGWNCGL, encoded by the exons atgaaaaaagttgctCGCTTGCGAATTGCTCAGCAGGATGATGCTACCAGTATTGCGAGTTCCGAAAATATGGCTGTGCGTACAACAGGACGTATAAAA AAACCTAAAGCCGTCTTTGATCCTTCTGACAATTACTTGCCACGTTCACAACGTGTTAATATTGCAGCCACACATTCAGGCAGTACGGTCCCCGCAGCAACGGGAATATCTATACTTATTGATCGGAAACGGGACACACCAATTTTACAAAATCAAGATACACCGCAAAATAAACGTCTTTCGCAATCCTCAATAACTTCGATCGGCACATCAGGTTCTGTTGGTGAAATCGCGTCCACAGAAATTGTATGTGAAGTTTGCCAAAAACGCGAAGCTAAGCGTGGTACTCACGCCAGGAATAAATTGATATCTTGTTTGGAATGCGAACGAAGAGTACATAAATTATGCCTACAGGTAGATTTTGAAGATATTGATATTTTACGTCAGAACTACAAGTGCGAAAATTGCCGTACATGCGACGTATGTGACGCTTTTAATGACTGCGAACCAAAAATTAAC caaccAATGGTGACGTGTTCTAAATGCGTTAAATCATATCATCTGACCTGCCACATACCCAATGTGTTTAAATACCAACAGACTTTTCGATGGAAATGCAACAAATGCCAACCATGTATAAATAATGGAGGTTCTGCTTTACCAGTGAAAACAATACGGGAAATCATTGGTGATGATTCACATCGCTCAAATCGAACCCAATTTCTACAGCAAAACATAAACATTGCAGAAGCTGCAGCCGAAGCGAAAAGTGCTGCTAGCAAACAGTCAACACAGGATTTGCAAGTAGGTAACGACAATGCACAAAAGCAAGGCAAGGGTGGTATAGAAAGCGATGGTAGTTGTCTAGAAAGCGGGGGTAGTAGTACTACAAGTACCAGTAGCACGACCAGTAGCAACACAACCAGTTTAAGTGGCGATGTAAAGATTGGCGGAGCTGCCGCAACAAAGAGACCAAAAACAAATCACGATGAGACAATAAATAGCAATACACCGGTTATACGATATAGCCCTTATGAGCCAATAGATGTGCCCGATGTAAAAGATTGGAATGCTGATCAAGTCGCTACCTATTTTGCCAAGTACTTTCCTAACGAGGCTCACGTTTTTAAGGAACATGAAATCGACGGAACTTCACTGTTGTTGCTTAAGCGCAGTGATGTTATTAAAAAGTTGCCAATTAAATTGGGTCCTTCACTGCGTATTTAcagtttaatattaaaaatacagacACAGTTAAATGATCCAACACTTGGTTGGAATTGTGGACTTTAA
- the LOC105222745 gene encoding UDP-N-acetylglucosamine transporter translates to MAQMGKTMEDVFGRGQVRVHDFGGSPQKSSPVIVTIPAHTSMSTTSIPTTAMNIHVNANTLKYISLITLTLQNAILGLSMRYARTRPGDIFVSSTAVLMSEIVKLVTCLILVFNEEGKDAQKFVRTLHKTIIANPVDTLKVCVPSLVYIVQNNLLYVSASHLDAATYQVTYQLKILTTAMFAVFILRRRLINTQWGALLLLIAGVVMVQLAQTVDDSAGSAPSTGPEQNRMLGLWAALGACFLSGFAGIYFEKILKGADISVWMRNVQLSLLSIPFGMLTCFINDGHQIASAGFFHGYDLFIWYLILLQAGGGLIVAVVVKYADNILKGFATSLAIVVSCVASIYLFDFNLTIRFAIGAGLVIASIFLYGYDPKKSTGNAKQTMSAAQKNPTQLEDEEKLLPRV, encoded by the exons ATGGCGCAAATGGGAAAAACTATGGAAGAT GTGTTTGGACGTGGTCAAGTCAGAGTACACGACTTTGGTGGAAGTCCCCAGAAAAGCTCACCGGTTATAGTTACAATTCCTGCCCATACTTCAATGTCCACAACTTCTATACCAACAACTGCCATGAATATACACG TAAACGCCAACACTTTGAAGTACATAAGTTTAATAACGCTAACATTGCAAAATGCAATACTAGGACTTAGTATGCGATATGCACGTACCCGACCGGGAGACATTTTCGTCAGTTCTACAG ctgTGCTTATGTCGGAGATAGTTAAACTAGTCACCTGTTTGATTTTGGTGTTCAATGAAGAGGGTAAAGACGCACAGAAATTTGTACGTACGCTGCACAAAACTATTATTGCGAATCCTGTGGATACACTCAAAGTGTGCGTTCCTTCACTAGTTTATATTGTGCAAAATAATTTACTATATGTGTCCGCTTCACATTTGGATGCAGCCACTTATCAAGTGACCTATCAATTGAAGATACTGACAACCGCCATGTTTGCTGTATTCATACTGAGACGCCGCCTTATCAACACACAGTGGGGTGCATTATTGCTGCTTATTGCTGGCGTTGTAATGGTGCAATTAGCGCAAACTGTGGATGATAGTGCAGGAAGTGCACCATCAACAGGACCGGAGCAAAATCGGATGCTCGGATTGTGGGCAGCACTAGGAGCTTGTTTTCTGTCTGGTTTCGCtggaatatattttgaaaaaatcctgAAAGGCGCCGATATATCCGTATGGATGCGTAACGTACAACTTAGTTTGCTCAGTATACCATTTGGTATGCTGACTTGTTTCATTAACGATGGACATCAAATCGCAAGCGCCGGTTTCTTCCATGGTTATGACTTGTTCATTTGGTATTTGATACTTCTGCAGGCGGGTGGAGGACTTATAGTAGCAGTCGTGGTAAAATATGCTGATAACATATTAAAAGGATTTGCTACCTCCTTAGCTATAGTCGTTTCATGTGTAGcatctatttatttattcgaCTTCAACTTGACTATACGTTTTGCAATTGGTGCGGGATTAGTTATTGCttccatatttttatatggATACGATCCCAAGAAGTCAACTGGAAACGCAAAGCAGACAATGAGCGCAGCACAAAAGAATCCAACGCAACTAGAGGATGAGGAAAAACTCCTGCCCAGAGTTTAA
- the LOC105222744 gene encoding activating signal cointegrator 1 complex subunit 2, translated as MSITINGELSNLEKKSLDQLVFRIPADDGLTPCSMPALHKHWAPRANFVTYVSLLTQYGRVKSGVELEEWQYNSNCFCKDMNFLLNCRHHEFWSYMVFQKTALAAVVSFLQRSTPFYLNVWSQIVQQQNIIEIYEQILELVLRIVCRLITNRESDEAWLSVEHQRELIYKNYLISVPMLFDLLMAVGDADPQNTAILRRIFDSLLRIEPNYKQDILAALSFFRTAFRSIQTQAENEGFEGAGGGDLDENAETPYDDVALYTLDCAYSLSVLLAVCPEVQALCAEIKLGQSIAQFYDNTIPFLYKNIFLINEAATSLGWLNMSRLEYLKAFRSIAYSFVEAAMANPVDSMPNAEQLIGLLTECLSEQTFVNDYGRLYPVELDVDILKQTCKNLDGFKASFIVQGYQQESKSTVDKNNPKPNKKTKNSSKLNNKNNQTLNKDTNISSSTAVAQERDIDLEVTSVLDVLPHLGTGFVRRILSRYNNGEEAIAAILENNLPPDLVNADQTEVYIPPDPQDKTYQQTGVKHFNVYDGDAYDVMTQDNPKCIIKQGKGMPNAPRDAAQMLDDKSDLAELKSRYQAYTLVSEGESSNDEYNDEYDDSYEALLESETRVVKSKQLKAGLANVEDVSDEESEDDQETAEDKSNLDAQTDRNKRLNFCENPEDIRARYEARRQAKWGNRNHGGNFDNNSKTRDVVGAPKGQGQDKDTLRNRDKKEKNKSSRANHNRKMGAAFKRSKGMMG; from the exons ATGAGTATCACTATCAATGGGGAATTATCg aatctGGAGAAAAAATCACTAGATCAATTAGTTTTTCGAATACCAGCAGACGATGGTTTAACACCATGTTCCATGCCAGCTTTG caTAAACATTGGGCTCCTCGGGCCAATTTTGTAACATATGTAAGTCTTTTGACTCAGTATGGCCGTGTGAAAAGTGGTGTAGAATTGGAGGAGTGGCAATACAATTCAAATTGCTTTTGCAAAGACATGAATTTCTTGCTAAACTGTCGCCATCATGA attttggtCATATATGGTGTTTCAAAAGACTGCGCTAGCGGCGGTTGTTTCCTTTTTACAGCGGTCCACACCATTTTATTTGAATGTTTGGTCACAAATTgttcaacaacaaaatattatagaaatttacGAACAAATACTAGAACTTGTGCTGCGTATCGTTTGCCGGCTTATTACTAATCGTGAATCGGATGAAGCTTGGTTAAGTGTTGAGCATCAGCGTGAATTGATTTATAAAAACTACTTAATATCAGTGCCAATGTTATTCGATTTACTTATGGCTGTCGGAGATGCAGATCCACAAAACACAGCAATTTTACGTCGAATTTTTGATTCACTTTTACGAATTGAACCAAACTATAAGCAGGATATCTTAGCAGCACTGTCATTTTTCCGCACTGCATTTCGAAGTATACAAACCCAAGCCGAAAATGAGGGATTTGAAGGTGCTGGTGGTGGTGATTTAGATGAGAATGCTGAAACTCCATATGATGATGTTGCTTTATACACCCTAGATTGTGCGTATTCACTAAGTGTTCTGTTAGCAGTTTGCCCGGAAGTGCAGGCCTTGTGCGCCGAAATTAAATTGGGACAAAG taTTGCACAGTTCTATGATAACACAATACCCTTTttgtacaaaaacatatttctcATTAATGAGGCTGCTACAAGTTTGGGCTGGCTTAATATGTCACGATTGGAATATTTAAAGGCGTTTCGAAGTATAGCTTACAGCTTTGTTGAAGCGGCTATGGCAAACCC agtgGATAGTATGCCGAACGCTGAACAACTTATAGGATTACTGACTGAATGCCTCTCAGAGCAAACTTTCGTTAATGATTATGGCCGCTTATACCCTGTTGAACTAGATGTTGACATACTTAAACAAACCTGCAAAAACTT GGATGGATTTAAGGCGTCTTTTATTGTGCAGGGATATCAACAAGAATCAAAATCCACTGTGGACAAGAACAACCCAAAACcgaataaaaaaactaaaaattcttcgaaattaaataataaaaataaccaaACATTAAATAAAGATACGAATATTTCATCGTCCACAGCGGTAGCTCAAGAACGTGATATTGATTTAGAAGTAACGTCAGTATTGGATGTTCTGCCTCATTTAGGCACAGGGTTTGTTCGGCGTATACTTTCGCGTTATAACAATGGCGAAGAGGCTATTGCCGCTATACTTGAAAACAATCTACCACCTGATCTAGTGAATGCAGACCAAACCGAGGTATATATACCACCCGATCCACAAGATAAGACTTATCAACAGACTGGTGTTAAACACTTTAACGTTTATGATGGCGATGCATATGATGTCATGACGCAAGATAACCCTAAATGTATTATTAAACAGGGTAAAGGCATGCCAAACGCACCAAGAGATGCTGCCCAAATGCTAGATGATAAAAGTGATTTAGCTGAATTAAAATCACGCTATCAAGCGTATACACTAGTAAGTGAAGGTGAAAGTAGCAATGATGAATACAACGATGAATATGATGACAGCTATGAAGCATTACTAGAAAGTGAGACACGTGTAGTGAAATCGAAACAGCTTAAAGCTGGTCTGGCAAATGTTGAAGATGTATCGGACGAAGAGAGTGAGGATGATCAGGAAACGGCAGAAGATAAATCCAATTTAGATGCACAAACTGATCGTAATAAACGAttgaatttttgtgaaaatccCGAGGATATTCGAGCTCGTTACGAAGCTCGACGACAGGCTAAA